The Lewinellaceae bacterium genome has a segment encoding these proteins:
- a CDS encoding rhomboid family intramembrane serine protease has protein sequence MFTSIWEDIKREFNYGNTVSRIILVNIGVFLLINIVWVILRISNGWVTPPAYEKIVQFLSISSSVRHNLTHIWVFITHMFLHEGFFHLFFNMLMLYYFGRIVGDFIGNHRVLPLYLLSGIAGALMFFLTVNFLPYGGGNLHFALGASAAVMGIVLAAGVLSPDYIFYLPLLGAVKIKYIIAVMLIVDFFAVAGNTNTGGHFAHLGGALFGWIFVRQLRKGQDLSVWVNRLIYSITLLFKPDSRKQERKGPYMVYKNQDKKKTATRKQEKSKPHHTSDNLSHEEQVDSILDKIKEKGYESLTPEEKEFLFNASKK, from the coding sequence ATGTTTACTTCGATTTGGGAAGATATAAAAAGGGAATTTAATTACGGGAATACGGTTAGCCGCATTATTCTCGTCAATATTGGTGTTTTCCTTTTGATCAATATTGTTTGGGTGATCCTCCGTATTTCAAACGGTTGGGTGACCCCACCGGCTTACGAAAAAATTGTTCAGTTCCTCAGCATTTCATCCAGTGTAAGGCACAATCTGACCCATATCTGGGTGTTCATCACCCATATGTTCCTGCACGAAGGATTCTTTCACTTATTCTTCAATATGCTCATGTTGTATTATTTTGGGCGCATCGTTGGAGATTTTATTGGGAATCATCGGGTTTTGCCGCTGTATTTGCTTTCTGGAATAGCCGGAGCGCTCATGTTTTTTTTAACCGTAAATTTCCTGCCCTACGGAGGAGGTAATCTGCATTTTGCCCTCGGGGCATCGGCTGCCGTAATGGGTATTGTACTTGCTGCCGGAGTCTTGTCGCCGGATTATATTTTTTACCTTCCATTGCTGGGAGCCGTCAAAATAAAATACATCATCGCGGTCATGTTGATCGTGGATTTTTTCGCTGTGGCGGGAAATACCAATACGGGAGGGCACTTTGCCCACCTTGGCGGGGCGCTTTTTGGGTGGATATTTGTGCGTCAGTTGCGAAAGGGACAAGATCTCTCGGTATGGGTGAACCGCCTGATTTACAGCATTACCCTTTTGTTTAAACCGGATAGCCGAAAACAGGAACGCAAAGGCCCTTATATGGTTTATAAAAACCAGGATAAGAAAAAAACAGCTACCAGGAAGCAGGAAAAGAGCAAACCGCATCATACCAGCGATAATCTATCCCATGAAGAACAAGTGGATTCCATTTTAGATAAGATCAAGGAAAAAGGATACGAAAGCCTTACCCCGGAAGAAAAGGAGTTCCTTTTTAACGCCAGTAAAAAATAA
- a CDS encoding carbohydrate kinase, protein MYLLGYDIGSSSIKAALVAADSGDTIKIVQYPETEMEMISVQSGWAEQHPADWWENVIKATRKLLEDTGIKSSEIKSIGIAYQMHGLVLIDKDQKVLRPSIIWCDSRAVDIGHKAFEGIGHGYCLSHLLNSPGNFTASKLKWVKENEPELFEKIDKILLPGDYIAMKLTGEAKTTISGLSEGVLWDFKTNAPSKTLLDYYGIREDLLPEIADTFTVQGKLTEAAGEATGLMPGTPVSYRAGDQPNNALSLGVFNPNEVAATGGTSGVVYAVVDQLIYDNQSRINGFAHVNHSPGNPRLGLLLCINGAGIQYAWVKKQMAEAGITYQEMESMAGLVPVGSDGLRIIPFGNGAERILMNESPGAQINNLQFNRHGRAHFYRAALEGIAFSFVYGFEVLKALGLDPEVIKVGNDNLFQSEIFAQTIANLLDCSIEVIQTTGAVGAAKASGFGAGIYSNLDEAMKTGKVEHRYIPQNNIEAFKTAYQLWSGELDKLMH, encoded by the coding sequence ATGTACTTATTAGGATACGACATAGGCAGTTCCTCCATCAAAGCAGCCCTTGTGGCGGCAGACTCCGGCGACACCATCAAAATCGTGCAATATCCGGAAACCGAAATGGAGATGATTTCAGTCCAGTCAGGCTGGGCCGAGCAACATCCTGCCGACTGGTGGGAAAATGTAATCAAAGCTACCCGAAAATTACTGGAGGATACGGGAATCAAATCGTCTGAAATAAAAAGCATCGGCATTGCCTACCAGATGCACGGTTTGGTGTTGATCGACAAAGACCAGAAAGTTTTGCGACCTTCCATCATTTGGTGTGACAGCCGGGCGGTGGACATAGGTCATAAAGCCTTTGAAGGCATTGGCCACGGATACTGCCTCAGTCATTTACTCAATTCTCCGGGCAATTTCACTGCGTCAAAACTCAAATGGGTCAAAGAGAACGAACCGGAACTTTTTGAAAAAATTGATAAGATCCTGCTACCCGGGGACTATATTGCCATGAAGTTGACAGGCGAGGCAAAAACCACTATTTCAGGTCTTTCGGAAGGGGTACTTTGGGATTTCAAGACCAATGCCCCATCGAAAACATTACTGGATTATTATGGAATCAGGGAAGACCTGTTGCCTGAAATTGCCGACACTTTTACCGTCCAGGGAAAACTTACGGAAGCCGCAGGGGAGGCAACGGGATTAATGCCGGGCACTCCCGTCTCCTACAGGGCCGGGGATCAGCCCAACAATGCCCTTTCGCTGGGTGTTTTCAACCCGAATGAAGTGGCGGCCACAGGAGGTACTTCCGGAGTGGTCTATGCCGTGGTGGACCAACTCATTTATGACAATCAGTCGCGCATCAACGGTTTTGCCCACGTCAACCACTCCCCTGGAAATCCCAGACTCGGACTTTTACTGTGTATCAACGGAGCAGGCATTCAATACGCATGGGTAAAAAAACAGATGGCTGAAGCTGGCATTACCTACCAGGAAATGGAATCTATGGCTGGATTGGTTCCCGTGGGCTCTGATGGACTCCGGATCATTCCTTTCGGAAACGGAGCAGAACGCATCCTCATGAATGAAAGCCCCGGAGCACAGATCAACAACCTCCAGTTTAATCGCCACGGACGCGCCCATTTTTACCGGGCCGCCCTGGAAGGCATCGCTTTTTCTTTTGTTTACGGATTTGAGGTATTGAAAGCCCTGGGGTTGGATCCCGAAGTCATAAAGGTTGGCAACGACAATCTTTTCCAGTCGGAAATTTTTGCACAAACCATCGCCAATTTACTCGATTGTTCCATTGAGGTGATCCAAACCACCGGGGCCGTAGGAGCAGCCAAGGCAAGCGGATTCGGAGCGGGAATATACAGCAACCTTGATGAAGCTATGAAAACCGGAAAAGTGGAACACCGTTATATTCCTCAAAATAATATAGAAGCCTTTAAGACCGCCTACCAGCTTTGGAGCGGGGAGCTCGATAAACTGATGCATTAA
- a CDS encoding NAD(P)-binding domain-containing protein, producing the protein MKITILGTGMVGMTIAERLIELGHQITMGTRNPEATRTRNTSAQWGKIPFGQWLDGQKGIHLATYDAAAQEADLVINATSGGATLEALAQVGASSLRNKILLDIANPLDFSNGMPPTLSVCNTDSLGEQIQARFPEVKVVKSLNTMNTYIMMHPETIPGDHTVFVSGNDNEAKKSVSDLLKNIGWKADNIIDLGDISTARGTEMLLPVWLRLWGALGNANFNFHIQRAKE; encoded by the coding sequence ATGAAAATTACCATTTTAGGGACGGGAATGGTCGGGATGACCATAGCAGAAAGACTCATCGAATTGGGACATCAAATAACCATGGGAACCCGTAATCCCGAAGCTACACGAACACGTAACACTTCCGCTCAATGGGGTAAAATACCTTTCGGCCAATGGCTCGATGGTCAAAAAGGAATTCACCTGGCAACCTATGATGCGGCCGCACAGGAAGCAGATCTGGTCATAAATGCCACGAGCGGCGGAGCTACGCTGGAAGCACTTGCGCAAGTGGGCGCCTCCAGCCTACGGAATAAAATTTTACTGGATATTGCCAATCCACTTGACTTCTCAAACGGTATGCCGCCTACTTTGTCTGTTTGCAATACAGATTCTTTGGGAGAACAGATCCAGGCCAGGTTTCCGGAAGTTAAGGTGGTCAAAAGCCTTAATACCATGAACACTTACATCATGATGCACCCCGAAACCATTCCGGGAGATCATACCGTTTTTGTCAGCGGAAATGACAACGAGGCTAAAAAATCCGTGAGTGATCTTTTGAAAAATATTGGCTGGAAAGCCGACAATATTATTGATTTGGGAGATATTTCTACCGCTAGAGGAACAGAAATGTTGTTGCCGGTATGGCTGAGATTGTGGGGCGCCTTGGGAAATGCCAATTTCAATTTTCACATTCAGCGGGCAAAAGAATAA
- a CDS encoding aminotransferase class I/II-fold pyridoxal phosphate-dependent enzyme, producing the protein MPLSQRGEAAINAVLRFDLETFFEAVQNLYHKEDNPEGTFPLNMAENKLSWPVLKAKMRQISSENEIPDWVSNYTSSLGAPEVRQAIASFLSKFLTGCPVDPARMGMSAGATSVIEMTAWVLGNPGDVAVFPAPCYPVYKQDMGNKAGIERYNLVTHHELSEISKGPVLDIPHLEKAFNDIKSQGKRFRFLVLTSPDNPTGGIFEYDKLLEITDWCIERNIHLIVNEIYGLSLINTRHPELKDDYQKIPDFTSFVRIMETKKSDFLHWWYAFSKDFGASGFRVGLVYSHNTQFIKSYENFNATHMVSNYAQWIFQKVLEDHDFVDKYIQINQTLLTESYLVAVKTFRKLNIPYVPAAGSLFVWIDLSEFLSEQSQEAENQFWLELYQETGILLTPGEGFGHSKRGQFRVVFPCLPKEDLEVAMGRLENYIVRIRQ; encoded by the coding sequence ATGCCTTTATCTCAACGAGGAGAAGCCGCCATCAACGCCGTATTAAGATTCGACCTGGAAACCTTTTTCGAGGCGGTCCAAAACCTTTACCATAAGGAAGATAACCCTGAGGGGACTTTTCCTCTCAATATGGCCGAAAACAAATTGAGCTGGCCTGTATTAAAAGCCAAAATGAGGCAAATAAGCAGCGAAAATGAAATCCCCGACTGGGTGTCTAACTACACCTCAAGTTTGGGTGCTCCCGAAGTAAGACAGGCCATCGCCTCTTTTCTCTCAAAATTTCTGACAGGATGCCCGGTTGACCCGGCAAGGATGGGTATGTCGGCCGGAGCAACCAGCGTGATTGAAATGACGGCCTGGGTTTTGGGCAACCCCGGGGACGTGGCCGTTTTTCCGGCCCCCTGTTACCCGGTATACAAACAGGATATGGGCAACAAGGCAGGTATTGAAAGGTACAACCTGGTGACCCACCACGAGTTGTCCGAGATCAGCAAGGGCCCCGTTTTGGATATTCCTCATCTTGAAAAAGCATTCAATGACATAAAAAGCCAGGGCAAGCGCTTTCGGTTCCTGGTACTGACTTCGCCGGACAATCCAACAGGAGGCATTTTCGAATACGATAAATTACTGGAGATCACCGACTGGTGTATTGAGCGCAACATTCACCTTATCGTTAATGAGATTTACGGTTTGTCGCTGATCAATACCCGGCACCCTGAATTGAAAGATGATTATCAAAAGATTCCGGATTTTACCTCCTTTGTCAGGATCATGGAAACGAAAAAGAGTGATTTCCTACACTGGTGGTATGCCTTTTCCAAAGACTTTGGCGCTTCCGGATTCAGGGTGGGGCTGGTCTATTCCCACAATACGCAATTCATAAAATCCTACGAGAATTTCAATGCCACACACATGGTTTCGAATTACGCTCAATGGATATTCCAAAAGGTGCTGGAGGATCATGATTTTGTTGACAAATACATTCAAATCAATCAGACACTTTTAACGGAATCCTACCTCGTTGCTGTTAAGACTTTCAGGAAACTCAACATTCCTTACGTGCCGGCTGCCGGAAGTTTATTTGTCTGGATCGACCTCTCCGAATTCCTCTCGGAACAAAGCCAGGAAGCGGAAAACCAATTTTGGCTGGAACTTTACCAGGAAACGGGCATATTGCTCACGCCGGGAGAAGGGTTCGGGCATAGCAAAAGAGGACAATTCAGGGTGGTTTTCCCGTGTTTGCCTAAAGAAGATCTGGAGGTGGCGATGGGAAGGCTGGAAAATTATATTGTCAGGATACGCCAATAG
- a CDS encoding SDR family oxidoreductase, translating into MEQKIILVTGGNRGIGFEICKQLFEMGHKVIMGSRDLAKGKKAAESIKGDIHVRHLDVTKEADIKNLAMDLRDHFGKLDVLINNAGLLIGNKGATEVNIDEVKRIMEANFYGPWRLTQVLLPLLKNSEEGRIINMSSGMGAWDSLSGGYAGYRLSKTSLNALTVQMANELSGIGIKVNAMSPGWVRTDMGGKEAPLSVEEGADTATWLATAEVIPTGKFFRDRREIDW; encoded by the coding sequence ATGGAACAAAAAATCATCCTGGTTACAGGAGGTAACCGCGGCATTGGCTTCGAAATATGCAAACAACTGTTTGAAATGGGCCACAAAGTGATCATGGGATCCCGTGACCTGGCCAAAGGCAAAAAGGCGGCTGAATCCATTAAAGGAGATATTCATGTCCGTCATCTCGATGTGACCAAAGAAGCAGATATAAAAAACCTGGCCATGGACCTCCGGGATCATTTTGGCAAACTGGACGTGCTCATCAATAATGCTGGGCTGCTCATTGGCAATAAAGGCGCTACGGAGGTAAATATCGATGAGGTAAAACGCATCATGGAGGCCAATTTTTATGGTCCCTGGCGGCTTACCCAGGTTTTACTTCCTTTATTGAAAAACAGTGAGGAAGGAAGGATCATCAATATGAGCAGTGGTATGGGAGCCTGGGATAGTCTCAGTGGCGGTTATGCAGGTTACCGCTTGTCCAAAACTTCTTTAAATGCACTAACGGTCCAAATGGCGAATGAGTTATCAGGGATAGGTATCAAAGTCAACGCCATGTCCCCGGGTTGGGTGCGTACGGATATGGGCGGAAAAGAAGCCCCGCTCTCGGTTGAAGAGGGTGCCGATACGGCCACCTGGCTCGCTACGGCCGAAGTCATTCCCACAGGCAAATTCTTCCGGGACAGGCGGGAGATTGATTGGTAA
- a CDS encoding nicotinate-nucleotide adenylyltransferase: protein MSQRKIGLFFGSFNPIHIGHLIIANFMATQTDLDEIWIVVSPQNPLKQKSSLARDQDRLHLVRIAIEDNPALRVTDIEFRLPKPSYTIDTLTVLKERHPEYLFSLIMGGDNLSTFHKWKNYELLLLNHKIYVYKRPEYDLGALADHPAVQLFDAPLMNISASYIRNCIKENKSVRYLVPEPVYEYLSTSNLYRG from the coding sequence ATGTCTCAACGTAAAATCGGTTTGTTTTTTGGTTCCTTTAACCCCATCCACATCGGGCACCTCATCATTGCTAATTTTATGGCCACCCAAACCGATCTCGACGAAATTTGGATCGTCGTCTCTCCTCAGAATCCATTGAAACAAAAATCATCCCTTGCCCGTGATCAGGATCGATTGCACCTGGTTCGGATAGCCATTGAAGATAACCCTGCGCTAAGAGTGACAGATATTGAATTCCGTCTGCCTAAACCTTCTTATACCATTGATACCCTTACCGTTTTAAAAGAACGGCATCCGGAATACCTTTTTTCTCTTATCATGGGAGGGGATAACCTAAGCACATTCCACAAATGGAAAAATTACGAACTGCTCCTCCTTAATCATAAAATTTACGTGTATAAAAGGCCGGAATATGATTTGGGTGCCCTGGCCGATCATCCGGCAGTTCAACTTTTTGATGCCCCTTTGATGAATATTTCTGCGAGCTACATCCGGAATTGTATTAAGGAAAATAAATCGGTGAGATACCTTGTACCTGAACCTGTATATGAGTATTTGTCAACGAGTAATCTGTATAGGGGATAA
- a CDS encoding rhomboid family intramembrane serine protease, producing MGLRITDVVKNLLIINILMFVGSNVLTSSEIFDANRMLALYYPNSPLFQPYQIVTHFFMHGGFTHILFNMFALVMFGSPLEALWGGKKFLFFYFFSALGAVALSFGIHYFEYAHFLSQLTPEQIQLFAKEGYDALSKGYNYENGSLAELNLKYYSYNYVPMVGASGAIFGLLLAFGMKFPNVELMLIFLPIPIKAKYFIPILMVFELTLGIAQFSWDNIAHFAHLGGALFGFLLILYWRKFDSGFQH from the coding sequence ATGGGTCTTAGGATAACAGATGTTGTCAAGAATTTGCTGATCATCAATATTTTGATGTTTGTGGGAAGTAATGTCCTTACTTCTTCCGAAATTTTTGATGCCAACAGGATGCTGGCATTGTATTACCCGAATTCTCCTCTTTTTCAGCCTTACCAGATCGTCACCCACTTTTTTATGCATGGGGGATTTACGCATATTTTATTCAATATGTTTGCCCTGGTCATGTTTGGTTCTCCCCTGGAGGCGCTTTGGGGCGGCAAGAAATTTTTGTTTTTCTACTTTTTTAGCGCCCTTGGTGCTGTAGCGCTTTCCTTTGGGATCCACTATTTTGAGTATGCCCACTTTTTAAGCCAGCTTACTCCTGAACAGATCCAGTTGTTTGCTAAAGAGGGGTATGATGCATTGAGTAAAGGGTATAATTATGAAAACGGGTCACTGGCTGAACTTAATCTGAAATATTACTCCTACAATTATGTACCAATGGTGGGGGCTTCGGGAGCTATTTTCGGTTTGTTACTTGCTTTTGGCATGAAATTTCCGAACGTGGAACTCATGCTGATCTTTTTGCCGATTCCTATTAAAGCCAAGTATTTCATCCCCATATTGATGGTTTTTGAGTTAACTTTGGGAATTGCCCAATTCTCATGGGATAATATCGCACACTTTGCCCATTTGGGCGGCGCGTTATTCGGATTCTTATTAATTTTGTACTGGCGGAAGTTTGATAGTGGATTTCAGCATTGA
- the mutL gene encoding DNA mismatch repair endonuclease MutL, protein MADIIQLLPDAIANQIAAGEVIQRPASVVKELMENAIDAGSTEIKLIIKEAGKTLIQVIDNGCGMSETDARMSLERHATSKIREANDLFAIRTMGFRGEALASIAAISHLELKTRKQTDELGIRILIEGSEVKTQEATQCPSGTSFAVKNLFYNVPARRKFLKSNTVEMRHILDEFQRIALANPDVFFSLHHNNSEVFHLTPANLRQRVIGIFGQPFNKRLVPIDEKTEEVHIYGFVGKPEFARKTRGDQLFFVNQRFIKSSYLNHSIMGAYEDLLAEGAFPFYIIFLDIDPEKIDINVHPTKQEIKFDDERLIYNYLKVAVRHSLGQFNVMPTLDFEIDTNFARRNVPQPPKESTPPKTVKESSAASFTGESYSTLPPKQEKQEWEKLYEGLDEYLPEEDNASPNEPFTIESSMSDDTDGKGQKGFNEVQKPPFQIHNTYILSHIKSGYLLIDQQLAHERILYEQYLEALQERNALTQKQLFPSTLNLPPGDAAILKDIIPDLNLLGFDIQELGKNTFVINGLPADMTGKQNEKEAIEFLLEQYKNNIDLKLDTRDNIARSMARSTSVKRGQRLDIQEMQMLIDQLFACEIPFKSPAGRNCFITFELEDLKKRFE, encoded by the coding sequence ATGGCTGACATCATTCAGCTACTTCCCGACGCTATTGCCAACCAAATCGCCGCCGGAGAAGTTATCCAAAGACCTGCATCTGTTGTAAAAGAGCTGATGGAAAATGCTATCGATGCAGGAAGTACGGAGATCAAGCTCATCATAAAAGAAGCCGGTAAAACACTCATCCAGGTTATCGACAACGGGTGTGGTATGTCCGAAACCGATGCCCGTATGTCATTGGAACGCCACGCTACTTCCAAGATACGGGAAGCTAATGATCTTTTTGCCATTCGCACCATGGGGTTTCGGGGAGAGGCTTTGGCTTCCATTGCAGCGATCAGCCATTTGGAGCTGAAAACCCGCAAACAGACGGACGAACTCGGCATCCGGATTCTTATCGAAGGGTCGGAAGTTAAAACCCAGGAAGCTACTCAATGCCCGTCAGGAACGAGTTTTGCCGTCAAAAATCTTTTTTACAATGTTCCGGCAAGGCGAAAATTCCTAAAGTCCAATACCGTGGAAATGCGGCATATTCTTGATGAATTTCAACGCATTGCCTTAGCCAACCCCGATGTCTTCTTTTCCCTGCATCACAATAATTCAGAAGTTTTCCATCTTACCCCTGCCAATTTACGGCAAAGGGTCATCGGTATTTTTGGACAACCATTCAATAAACGGTTGGTGCCTATTGACGAGAAGACGGAAGAGGTGCATATTTACGGGTTTGTCGGGAAACCAGAATTTGCCAGGAAGACACGAGGGGATCAGTTGTTTTTTGTCAACCAGCGGTTTATAAAAAGCTCCTATCTCAACCACTCCATCATGGGGGCCTATGAAGATTTGCTGGCAGAAGGCGCTTTTCCTTTTTACATCATTTTCCTGGATATCGATCCGGAAAAGATTGATATTAACGTGCACCCGACCAAACAGGAGATTAAGTTTGATGACGAACGCCTGATCTATAATTATCTAAAGGTTGCTGTGCGTCATTCCCTGGGACAGTTCAATGTAATGCCGACGCTCGACTTTGAGATCGACACGAACTTTGCCAGAAGAAATGTCCCCCAACCACCGAAAGAGTCAACCCCTCCCAAGACCGTAAAAGAATCTTCTGCCGCCTCATTTACCGGGGAGTCTTATTCTACGCTACCGCCTAAACAGGAAAAGCAGGAATGGGAAAAGCTCTACGAAGGGCTGGATGAATATCTTCCGGAGGAGGACAATGCCTCTCCGAATGAGCCTTTTACCATCGAGAGCAGTATGAGCGATGATACCGATGGCAAAGGTCAGAAAGGCTTCAACGAAGTTCAGAAACCTCCTTTCCAGATTCATAATACTTATATTCTCAGCCATATCAAATCGGGCTACCTGCTGATCGATCAGCAATTGGCTCATGAGCGGATTTTGTATGAGCAGTACCTTGAGGCCCTCCAGGAACGAAATGCCCTGACGCAAAAACAATTGTTTCCGAGCACCTTGAACCTGCCGCCCGGAGATGCTGCTATTTTGAAAGACATCATTCCTGATCTTAACCTTCTGGGGTTTGATATACAGGAATTGGGAAAAAATACGTTTGTGATCAATGGACTTCCTGCCGACATGACCGGCAAACAAAATGAAAAGGAAGCCATCGAATTCCTGCTGGAACAATATAAAAATAATATCGACCTCAAACTCGATACCCGCGACAATATTGCCCGATCCATGGCCCGGAGTACGTCGGTGAAAAGAGGACAAAGGCTCGATATCCAGGAAATGCAAATGCTCATTGATCAGCTATTTGCCTGCGAAATTCCATTTAAAAGTCCTGCTGGTCGGAATTGTTTTATCACTTTTGAACTTGAGGACCTGAAGAAACGTTTTGAATGA
- the xylA gene encoding xylose isomerase: MQVTENTNVVLGDKEYFRNVPKIKYEGRDSKNPFAFKWYDESKVVAGKTMKEHFRFAIAYWHSFCGIGGDPFGAATKNFPWLASNDPYQAGKDKMDAAFEFITKIGAPFYCFHDFDLIAEGDNLNESAKRLEFITDYALEKQKASGVKLLWGTANLFSNPRYMNGAATNPDFDIVAYAGAQLKNALDATIKLGGENYVFWGGREGYMSLLNTEMKKELDHMARFLHMAKDYARKNGFQGTFFIEPKPMEPSKHQYDFDAATVIGFLKEYGLDGDFKLNLEVNHATLAQHTFQHELQIAVDNGLLGSMDANRGDYQNGWDTDQFPNNLYELVESFLVILPGGGFQGGGINFDAKTRRNSTDLEDLFYAHIGGMDAFARALLITQDVLDHSDYLPLRKARYSSFNTINGKAFETGKLTLEELADIARENGEPGLRSGRQELFENIINQYI, encoded by the coding sequence ATGCAGGTAACAGAAAATACGAATGTGGTTCTGGGAGATAAGGAATACTTCCGGAACGTTCCAAAGATCAAATACGAAGGAAGGGATTCTAAAAATCCTTTTGCCTTCAAGTGGTATGATGAAAGTAAGGTGGTCGCAGGCAAAACCATGAAAGAGCACTTTCGGTTTGCCATCGCCTACTGGCATTCCTTTTGCGGAATCGGGGGAGATCCTTTCGGTGCCGCCACCAAAAATTTCCCCTGGCTGGCCTCGAACGACCCCTACCAGGCGGGTAAGGATAAAATGGATGCGGCTTTTGAATTCATCACTAAAATCGGAGCTCCCTTTTATTGTTTCCACGATTTCGACCTCATTGCAGAAGGCGACAATCTGAATGAATCGGCAAAGCGGCTGGAATTTATTACAGACTATGCCCTTGAGAAACAAAAAGCATCAGGCGTAAAACTCCTTTGGGGAACAGCCAACCTTTTCTCCAACCCGAGATATATGAACGGCGCCGCTACAAATCCTGATTTTGACATTGTCGCCTATGCCGGGGCGCAATTGAAAAACGCACTGGATGCAACCATAAAACTGGGTGGTGAAAATTACGTTTTCTGGGGAGGGCGCGAAGGGTACATGAGCCTGTTGAATACAGAAATGAAAAAGGAACTGGACCATATGGCCAGGTTCCTGCACATGGCCAAGGATTACGCACGTAAAAACGGATTCCAAGGCACTTTCTTCATTGAGCCCAAACCCATGGAACCCAGCAAGCACCAATACGATTTTGATGCGGCTACCGTCATCGGCTTCTTAAAAGAATACGGACTGGACGGGGACTTCAAGCTCAACCTGGAAGTGAATCACGCCACCCTGGCCCAGCATACCTTTCAGCATGAATTACAGATCGCCGTCGATAACGGGTTACTCGGCAGCATGGATGCCAACCGCGGTGATTATCAAAACGGATGGGATACCGACCAATTCCCGAATAACCTTTACGAACTGGTGGAATCATTTTTGGTCATTCTCCCCGGCGGAGGTTTCCAGGGCGGAGGTATCAATTTCGATGCAAAAACCCGCAGGAACTCAACCGACCTGGAAGACCTGTTTTATGCCCACATCGGCGGAATGGACGCTTTTGCCAGGGCTCTCCTGATCACTCAGGACGTTTTGGATCATTCCGACTATTTGCCGCTCAGAAAAGCGAGATACAGCTCCTTCAATACCATCAACGGGAAAGCCTTTGAAACGGGGAAACTGACCCTGGAAGAGCTGGCTGACATTGCCCGTGAAAACGGAGAGCCTGGTTTGAGAAGCGGGCGGCAGGAGTTGTTTGAGAATATTATCAATCAATACATTTAA